In Equus caballus isolate H_3958 breed thoroughbred chromosome 26, TB-T2T, whole genome shotgun sequence, the following are encoded in one genomic region:
- the TFF3 gene encoding trefoil factor 3 — MEPRVLWLLAVVLALGFSSSAGQFVGLSASQCAVPAKDRVDCGYPKVTPEQCNNRGCCFDSSIPRVPWCFKPLQETECKF; from the exons ATGGAGCCCAGGGTGCTCTGGCTGCTGGCGGTTGTCCTGGCCTTGGGGTTCTCCAGCTCGGCCGGGCAGTTCGTGGGCCTGT CGGCCAGCCAGTGTGCCGTCCCCGCCAAGGACAGGGTGGACTGCGGCTACCCCAAGGTCACCCCCGAGCAGTGCAACAACAGGGGCTGCTGCTTCGACTCGAGCATCCCCCGGGTGCCCTGGTGCTTTAAGCCCCTGCAGGAGACAG AATGCAAATTTTGA